Below is a window of Phoenix dactylifera cultivar Barhee BC4 chromosome 7, palm_55x_up_171113_PBpolish2nd_filt_p, whole genome shotgun sequence DNA.
AAAGAAGACTCTACCATGTATCGGATCCCATTTGGCCTTTCACAATATTTTCAGAAACTGTAAAGATCATGTCATGTCTGAGATCATACATGTACAAGACAACCAAGGAAAAAGCTCCCAAGCTAAATGACAGTGCCAAACAACAACAGACATCCAGAAAAGGTCGATCCATGCAGCTATCATTCCATTTAATCCTTCCTAGAGTTGATATCGCTTTCACACTTTCCCCATTCTTTTACCACTTGCTGCAGTTGATCTTTGACCTTTCTTAATCCTTCAGCTTCATGTTGATTCTCCACCAAAATATTGTTGCATTCCTCTCAGCCCAAACATGCCAAGCAAGGGTTAAGATTGCACAACTACCAATCCCATATATGAACTTATCTCTATAAGATTGCTAAATGGATTCATCAAACCAAATATTAGTAATATGATGCCATAACCAATAGCTATAagagtaggggtggcaaaatctATTCACCAAGCCGCACAAACCCATGTAGATAAATGGGTTTTTGTACTGTTTCTTTAAAGTTGGGTCATTTCCAAGTCAGCCTGAAATCAACCCAACTATAAATGGGTGGGTTTGGGTTTAGTCCCCGGACTTGATGGGTCACTCAGGGATCCAAATGGGAGCAAACTGTCTCCCAAGCCCAACATAGATGATAGTTCTCTAATTTTTGTCATGTGGTTCGATTTACTAAATAAAGGGTTATATAAAGTGATGGACAGGGCAGGCTATGGGATTTTAGGATGTGGGGTTGCATTTTAGCAAGTTTCATCCTTAATTAGTTTACAACTGTCATATATCCTAAAATTTCAAGTTTATTATGATTATAATGATATATTTtaagttaaattttattttattagtttGTGATCTTTGCACACCATGTTTTGCTTTATTGTTTGGTTATATGTAAGATTGATGAGTGAAAACTTAAATGGGCAAGCAGGAAAGGTATGGGTTTATGCAAAAATAAATGGGGTGGGCATGGGTTTACATTTTCCAATCCCATTATAAATGGGTCAGAGATAGGTCATGGGTTGAGGTTTTTCTCTTTGACCCATCCCAACCATTGGCATTCCTAAACAGCTTCATACAACTCTCCATTGTTCTTGGTGAGGATGGTGGGAGCATGCAAATTTCATCTTTTAGGATTTAGAACCTTtaaagcacctgctctgatagtACTTAAAACAATGTTTGCAATTCTAGCCAAAAAGCAGACCATAGCATAGTCCAAACATCACTACGTATATTTATCTTGATTAATCTGCAAAGATGATTCAGAAATCAGAAAATTTCCACGTACTGGACTCATTTTGTATTGCTTTAGCGATCCTTATATCTCCACGgaactattatttttttgtctacGACACCCATAAACTTGCCTTTATTTCCCAGGATCCAGAAACAATACAGCATGAAGGTTTCATAAGCTTCCAAGAACCAGTTTAATTCCAAGATCTCCCTCTAGCTTTGAAGTAGAAATCGTTCCCCAGCCCAAAGGCAATAACCAACATAATCCCGGAAGCAATCTAAAGGAAGCTTAAGGTTTAGTACAGCAATCTTCTCCCAGGTTTAGTACAGCAATCTTCCCCCACCCATTGTCTACTTTGTGCATCATTTCATGGCTGGGTGAGATGTTCTCTttaattcttcttcccttcttgagTGCCTTGACATCAGTTTTTTTAAGTCAGAGAACACCCTCTGAAGTCTATTTGCAAGAAGTTGATAACAATTTTATAAACAACTTACATAGATATAGGTATTATATCAACATTTCCTCATTGAGAATCAGGACAATAAGGTATGTTTATTTGCTTCATGATTCTTTTGGATTCAAAGAAATTTCAAACCTCTTCTGGTAAAAAATCAACCTTGATAATAGATCAAGTAGCTTTTGTCCATGACCACATCTCCAATGTTTCCTCAGAGAAAGAGTGATCTATAAAGTGCTCTAGTGATCTCCAATTGTGTAGATTCTAAATTTAGAACATTCAGAAAGTGTAGTGGTACATCGAGCGGAATGGAGGAAAAGGATTCATAAAGCCGACCCCAACTAGTTGAGTCAAGTATTCTAAATTTATAAAATGCCATCATGTAATTTCAACTTACTGGATTTGGGCTTATTCCAAGCAAGTAGGACTGTAGCTAAGTTcttgctatatatatatgttgttaCATACCTACAATTTTACCAATATTATTGCAGATCATTCTTTATATAAGTGTGTCAGAAAAAGTGTAAATAAGTATATCAGATATTTACAACATATAACACATCTTAATAACAAATGATAAGGCTGTCCAACAAGAATTCTTTGACACTATAGGATGTCTCTTAAGTTACAAGCTAAAGCAGATGCAACAGTGGAAAATGACAACATCTAAACAAGAAAATAGAGCTCGTGACTTCAAGTCTCTTAATAATTCATGAATGCAATAAATTGCTCATGACTATGAATGACATATTTATAAGAAACTCATGTATTAAATATTAATAAAGTTATCTTTTGTTGTAGGTGGTGGCAGTGTTACCATTATTTCTAGCGGTTAACCCCCCATGTTTGTTTCCATGTGCACTACTAAATATATTCACTCAGAATTCTGtttttagcattttttttttctaatagtAAGCATCCTGCTATTTTTATAGATTTCATATCTCTATCCTTAGCCAGATAATTTTGAAATCCTGAAGTTCTGATTTAGGGCCACAATAATTATTCGAACATGATACTATGCAAATCTCAAGCTGTTCAAATTGGTTCAGTTTCAACAGTTACAGGTGAAACCCAATAGTGTCATTCTAAAATATTAGTGCCAAGACCAAACTACTGAAATAAAATCACCCAGTATTTGAATTCCTGCTTGAGATGTTTTTTTTctaaatcatttcattttggaCAAAACTGAACCAAACATATTTGATTTGCATCAAAGTTTGGCAAACTTCAAGTCTCAGGCCATCTgacaaatatttatatttagaaAATCATACAAAATCTACTGATTAAGCGATAGTTTTAAAGTGTATGTCACAGAAAGAATTCACATCAAACTCAAATAGATACAAATTATATAGAGATCAAAATGAAGAATGTTTACAGATGAAATTGGCCTCCAAGCTGTTCCCTTTCTGGTAGTATGCAATTTCTTCTCTCTGGAAGGTTGCTCCATTACTACAAATTCTTTTGCCTGTATACCATCAACATCCAATAGAAGATCTAaaagttccattttgatcaCTAGCTTCTGCATTACTCTGATTATTAAGATGCCAATGGTATTGTAATCATAATCAACAGAAACCAAAAAAGGGAAATAAAACTGTAGTGTACAATATAATATCATTAACTTACATGTTGATCATTTGGTATGCTCACAATATTTTCTCCAGTCATAGCTAATTTTGTATTATTGCTAGATTGCTTCTTCACTGAATAGTCTAAATGATTTGGAGTTTTAACAGCACACTTTAAAGACTCACTTTGGTTGTCACCATTCATGCCAATGCAGTCATGAGCGTGTCCACCATCTAGTCTATGCATTACACCAGTAGCAGCTGGAGTGGATACAATGCACGGCTGAAGCCCATGCTCTCGATCTTCAGTATCAAGTTTCATGGGTGATGACTCAAGAGAACCCTTTCCAACTTCAACTGTAGCCAGATCCAGAGCATGCTTGCATGTAGATGTGCACATAGTATCATTAGGTGCATTTACAATGTCATGGTCCCTTGGAACAGAACGGACCCCATTTTTTTCAACCTCAAGGCTATGTCCAGCTATCAGGTTATCATTACCTTTTTTCTTTGATGGTTTCATCCTGGTATTTAATGTTTCAGCTTTGACCGTAATTGAACTTTCTAAAAGTCTCCCCTCAGATGAAGCAGAACTGTTTCTGCACCTATTACGTGTATGAAGAGCAAGTAAAGACACATCACCATGAACATTTTCTGTTGTTGAGAGTTCTTTAGTTGCACAAAAAGGAAATCTACCTGTTAACTTTTCTTCATCGATAGATCTTCGTGTTTCTGGAATGGAAAAGTGCAAACAAACTTCACTATTAATGCATTCAGCATATTTCCAATCTCCTTTCTGaaagtttttcttcttttgtcctCCTCCTTTTACTACTTTAGTTAAATGTTCCTTTGTTGGCGACTCCTTCACTTTTGATGTTTTAGACTTTTAGTGATTGTCATATCAAAAGCAGTGCCTATCTGGGATGTGGGATCCTTTACAGCAGGAAGCTTACAGCACTCAATTTTCTCTAAAATGCTATAACACATATCATCTATCTCATTTGATGAAGAATCTTTAGAAATTCCTGTAAAGTCAAAATTTGGTGCCTTCGAGTTCTTAAGGTCCCATGGTCTCCCTTTAACATGATGAGAATCTGCATCACCTTGAGATGCTGAAAGGATAGAAGGCACCATTTCTTCATTCTGTGATGAAATCTTGGATCTTGTTCCAACACCTTCCTCCCTTAATGAAACCTTCAGTGGTTCTGTGACATCAGAATCAAGAGAATTTTGTGAGCCCGCGTTCATTGTTACCTTCAATGAATTTGCAGTTTTTGGGTCACAATCCTTTTCCACCAGCAAGTCATCTGAAAAGCCTACATTTGGCATTCTTAAATTTTCAACGCAATGTTGTCTTCTTACTGCATCATCTCCGAGTTCCTCATCATGTCTAAGATCTGAAAGATTTGATTCTTTCAGCAGTGAATCTTCTAACAAGCATTTCATCCTCACACAGGATGAGTCTATTCTGCTCTCAGCATTTACCTTTCCTTCTATACAAGCTGGCACGTGATCAACATCGTCACAGTCCACTGGAACAGAACTCAGCATATTGTTATCCTTCTCCACTTCTTTAATGTTTGCCAACAGTGTTTCCATTTGCATGTCTGTCCCTGTCTCTGTCTCGCTGGTAGTTTCTGCCACTGGCTGGGTGGCAGTCTCTCGGTTCTCATGCATTAAGGAATAATGTGAGATATCATGATTGAGGTTAGAATTTTCTATTGGGACATCACCTGCATGTAATTCCATAGCATAATACCCTTTTTCACCATGGCTAGTTGCATGTCCTTCAGCATCATGGTTAATGACAGTAGCAAATCCCTTACTATTTTCATGCTTTGAATCACTTTTATCCGTGTCACACTCACTATGGGTTTCCACAGGCAAAAGTGAAGGTTTTTGTGCTGTCGGATTCAATGAAGGATATCCAAAGAGCTTTTTCAGACTTTCAATTAAGTTTCTTGTCAGAGTACCACCAGAAGTGATCAGGATGTCACAAAGCCTGCCAAATGGAAACACATTTACACATACTGCAGATGTATGGCCTGCACCATCAGCTGAATCCTTGGACAGCCCACCAAAACCAGCAGAATTTGAAGAATTACTTGCAGAAATGGAACTTCTTCTGAAATACTTATCAGCATAGTAATCCCAATTATAGGGAAATCCAACCAGGAAACGATTGCAAACCTGCAAATGTGATAAGACAGAAAGATGTAAAATCATATAACAAGAGATTGTCAGCATTGAACATCCAACAGTTGCACATCTCAACATTCAACAAGAAGCAACAATCAGgaaaatattttagtcattttagcaTAACCATTTCCTTGCTTTTATGTAAAATAGCTGTAGCTCATATAATTAACTTTGAGTTGCCATGCCCTTTTTACAATGATAAACTATCTGGCACCTGCAGTCAGGTAACGGATGAACAATTGTTTTCTAGTTCTTATTGACtaatatatcaaaataaaaggggagaagaaaagccCCAAACCTCAGGAGGAAACCCATTATCATGTGTCCGTGCTTTATTTATCAAGCCCAGAATTATCACAGTGATCCCATCTGCAGTCTCAAGATTATAGGCATCATATCGTTTTAAAATAGGTGCAGAACTGAAGATTCTCATTGCTTGTTGCCTGTATTTGAGGGGAAAATAGTTGTTAACAACAATGATATAACACAATAATATAACTGAAAATACCAAGCATATAGCAATATTTGGAAGTTTTGATTTCCAGGTTCTGAATCATATTGACAGGGTTTATCTGCactatcacatttccagccacCACAAAAACATCTGTACTGCCTGCCGTATGATATTttctaataataattataataattttaaaaggataaaattttgttCGGTAGTTACTTCTAATAGGAAGTCTTAATGATTATtatctgatttttttaaaatattttaaattcttATGTAGTTACCAGCCAGGAAACTTCTACAATGTTAAAAAAGAATATGAAGAGTTGCATCATTTCTAAAAAAGTACATATGCAATATTTGAATTCTTATAAATATATTGGAACATGAAAAATAGAGAACAACTTCCTTACTTCTTCCGATTTTGTATTCTGcaactttctttctattttttttgtcttttccaGGGTTCTTGATATAGAAATTTCTAGAGTGCAGGGCCTGAATTTTTCTTAGGTATTGTATCCTAGGGTTAGTATTTCGAAGTTGTCATCTGCATCTATAGTGGGAAATAATTATCCCTAAGAAAGTTTCCTGGAAATGCCTTGCCTCACaaattctttgcctatatctgAATTTCTGTCCATACAACAATAAGTTAAGGATAGTTATCCTCTTTATCATGGAGTCTGCAATTCTCAAAGCTCAAATTCAGAATATGAAAAAACTTGAGACATTTAAGGTCTCAATTACAAATGCTAGAGCATCAAGGTTCTTTATCAACTTACATGCGAAGGTTGCCTATGTACTGAACACACCATATCCACAAAAGCAAGCGGCCGATGGAGGACTCACGGAATTTCAGAAGAAATGGCTGACAATGACTGCTTTTATCGCTTCATTATCCTCAAAACCATGACCACCTCTCTATTTAATGTGTTTGATACACAACAGCATTGGAACTGTAGAATGCTCTCCAACGAAGGTATGTCAAGAAGAGACTGGCAATAAATTTTTTCTTATTGACAAATATACTGACTTCAAAATAGATGAATCTAAGCCTATCATTGATCAAGTCAATGAATTTAATGAGATTGCCGCTCAATGTGCTAATGCAGGTGAAAAAATTTCAGACATTTCAATTTCTACCATTATTGCTAAATTTCCCCCTTGGAAGGATTACCAAAAGATTTTAAAACATAAAGATAAGTCTTGAGTTTGGATCAACTGCTGCAATACATTCAAATTGAAAATGAGGCTAGAATTGGTGATGGACTTGATAATCAGAGTAAAGACAACATATTTCACAATGTTGAAGGACCGGCATATGACAACTTTAAGTCCATGAACAAGTTTCTAAAGAGAAAGAAAGTTTCTTGCAACAAcataagaaagagagagaaagtccaAGAAAAATGGTAATAAAAAGAAAGGTCCTTGTTTTGTTTGTGGCAAAATGGGCAATTTGGCTAGAGTTTGCTGTCATCGCAAAGGACAGAAGAAGAATGAGGCTATTGCAATGGAGGATAGCAAGATTATTGCCATGATTACTGAAATTCTCATGGTCAACATGGGAGAAGACTGGTGGATTTATTCTGGAATAACCTGCCATGTGAGTCCATACAAAAAACTATTTAAGACCTATGAAGCAATGAATGAAGAAAAACCTATATTCACAGGAAATTCCTCCACATGTGCGATCATAGGAAAAGGAACTATACAAATTCCACTTACTTCTGGAAAAGTTCTTATGCTCAGGGATGTCTATCATATTCCTGGTATTAGGAAGAGCCTTATTTCTATGAAATTTGATGATCATGGGTTTAAAGTTGTATATGATTCCCAAAAAGTGATTATCTCTGAAAAAGGATCCTTTGTTGGGAAAGGTATGCTAAAGATATTATGTATGTACTGAGTATTAATAAAGGTACTTCAATTTCTGCTTATATCGTTGATGATATGAATCATGTTTGGCCTTATAGATTAGGATATGTTGGTAATAATACTATGCATCATATGATATCAAAGGATGATGTTCCCAAATCAAGTTCTGTTTTAACTAAACACTCTTGCGAATATTGTGCATGAGCAAAAAGAGTAAAAGCCCCTTTTAAACCTATCACAAGAACTATTGCCCTTTTAGAACTTGTTCATACAGATTTATGTGATACTAAAAATCATTTGACTAGAGGTCATAAATGGTATTTTGGAACATACATTGATGAAGTTTCAAAATATACCTACGTATATTTGTTAAAAACTAAAGATGAGACTTTTGAAAAATCTAAAGTTTTCAAATAAGTTATTGAAAATAGGACTTGCAAAAAAATTAAGAGATTAAGGTAtgatagaggtggtgaataccATTCTATTAAATTGATATATTTTTTGTGAACAACATAGCATTATTAGAGAAGTATCTTCATCAACTCTCCACCCCAAAATGGtgtagcaaaaagaaaaaatagagccTCACTAGAGGTGCTTATTCATTCTAAACTACCCATGAGTTTTTTGGGTGCAGCTAAATATACCGCATGTTATATTTCAGatagaatttttagaaaaatgaaGACAAGACTCCTCAAGAATTTTAAATAATCGAAAACCAAAGATTGACTATTTTAAAGTTTGGGGCTGCATTGTATGTTTTAGACTCTATTCAAAAGAGACCAAAACTGGGTAGCAAAGCCATTAAATCCATATTTTTGGGTTATGTCATGCATAGCAAAGCTTGTTAGATTTCTTAATTTGCACACTAGTAGTGTGTTTGAATCTGTTCGTGCTATTTATTTCGAGCAACTGACAATTAAAGATGCTGATAAACTTGAGATGGAAAAAGACTTGTCAAaagaattagaatttaattcaaaaattatttcCAAAAATTTCTAATTATATTGGACATTGACTCAAATAAGAAAGATTTACATGAAAATGAGAAAGAACTTGAGAGTTCAagtgaaaaaaaattttaatgataATGAAAAGAAACCTGAACCTTTTAAGATAAGAAGACTTGAACTAGAGTTAAGAAGGAGCAAAAGACAGAGAACTGAAAAAGATTTGGGACTAGATATATTCAGTTACTTAATAGAAAAGATTCCCAAAACTTTTGAAAAGGCTGTCTTTGCCCAATGCAAATCTTCGGAAGAAGGCTatggaggatgagatcaaatgCATAAATGATAATAAAACATGGACTTTGACAGATCATCATCCTAATACAAAACCTATTAGCTAAAAATGGATATCAACGAAGAAGCTAAAACTTGATGGCAGCATTGACAGGTACAAAGCTAGGTTAGTTGTTAAAGGATATagctaaaaagaaaatattgattattttgaaACTTTCTCTCCTGTTACTAAATTTACTTCCATTAGAACTATGTTTGTTGTTGCTTCTACATATAATCTTgttattcatcaaatggatgtcaaaactACC
It encodes the following:
- the LOC103707856 gene encoding uncharacterized protein LOC103707856 is translated as MKPSKKKGNDNLIAGHSLEVEKNGVRSVPRDHDIVNAPNDTMCTSTCKHALDLATVEVGKGSLESSPMKLDTEDREHGLQPCIVSTPAATGVMHRLDGGHAHDCIGMNGDNQSESLKCAVKTPNHLDYSVKKQSSNNTKLAMTGENIVSIPNDQHAKEFVVMEQPSREKKLHTTRKGTAWRPISSVYQSPNTRGKAHKLSMASPEYLNLKRSRSGRLIVPPLANWCQQIVYDVDGSITGIRGVDVLNSPGIGSKSETVKKRKMFT
- the LOC120103894 gene encoding uncharacterized protein LOC120103894 isoform X1; its protein translation is MEDEERTAPRNQDVAAEGTPMARSSSSTTSGPGCSKPTPRSPSALSSSDKNSVLLSDWWLVKVEGGAEGKRLAVSGFTTGQQAMRIFSSAPILKRYDAYNLETADGITVIILGLINKARTHDNGFPPEVCNRFLVGFPYNWDYYADKYFRRSSISASNSSNSAGFGGLSKDSADGAGHTSAVCVNVFPFGRLCDILITSGGTLTRNLIESLKKLFGYPSLNPTAQKPSLLPVETHSECDTDKSDSKHENSKGFATVINHDAEGHATSHGEKGYYAMELHAGDVPIENSNLNHDISHYSLMHENRETATQPVAETTSETETGTDMQMETLLANIKEVEKDNNMLSSVPVDCDDVDHVPACIEGKVNAESRIDSSCVRMKCLLEDSLLKESNLSDLRHDEELGDDAVRRQHCVENLRMPNVGFSDDLLVEKDCDPKTANSLKVTMNAGSQNSLDSDVTEPLKVSLREEGVGTRSKISSQNEEMVPSILSASQGDADSHHVKGRPWDLKNSKAPNFDFTGISKDSSSNEIDDMCYSILEKIECCKLPAVKDPTSQIGTAFDMTITKSLKHQK
- the LOC120103894 gene encoding uncharacterized protein LOC120103894 isoform X2, encoding MQQAMRIFSSAPILKRYDAYNLETADGITVIILGLINKARTHDNGFPPEVCNRFLVGFPYNWDYYADKYFRRSSISASNSSNSAGFGGLSKDSADGAGHTSAVCVNVFPFGRLCDILITSGGTLTRNLIESLKKLFGYPSLNPTAQKPSLLPVETHSECDTDKSDSKHENSKGFATVINHDAEGHATSHGEKGYYAMELHAGDVPIENSNLNHDISHYSLMHENRETATQPVAETTSETETGTDMQMETLLANIKEVEKDNNMLSSVPVDCDDVDHVPACIEGKVNAESRIDSSCVRMKCLLEDSLLKESNLSDLRHDEELGDDAVRRQHCVENLRMPNVGFSDDLLVEKDCDPKTANSLKVTMNAGSQNSLDSDVTEPLKVSLREEGVGTRSKISSQNEEMVPSILSASQGDADSHHVKGRPWDLKNSKAPNFDFTGISKDSSSNEIDDMCYSILEKIECCKLPAVKDPTSQIGTAFDMTITKSLKHQK